One segment of Bradyrhizobium sp. CB2312 DNA contains the following:
- the cmk gene encoding (d)CMP kinase, with product MIIAIDGPAASGKGTLGKRLAHHYGYRHLDTGVIYRAVAYALMQSGHDLRDEAAAVQAALELDPEKFGNPALKTQEAGEGASIVSAIPRVREALLNFQRQFAADPPGAVLDGRDIGTVICPHADVKIFVVADPRVRARRRTMEARARGEQADEAAVLADIIQRDERDKNRPIAPLKPAPDAYLLDNSQLDIEGGVRAAIDIIEAVRAGRPRG from the coding sequence ATGATCATCGCCATCGACGGTCCCGCCGCCTCGGGCAAGGGGACGCTCGGCAAGCGCCTCGCCCATCATTACGGCTATCGTCATCTCGATACCGGCGTGATCTATCGCGCGGTGGCCTATGCCCTGATGCAGTCGGGTCATGATCTCCGGGATGAGGCGGCCGCGGTCCAGGCTGCGCTGGAACTCGATCCCGAAAAGTTCGGCAACCCCGCGCTGAAGACCCAGGAGGCCGGCGAGGGCGCTTCCATCGTGTCGGCCATCCCCAGGGTTCGTGAAGCCCTGCTCAATTTCCAGCGGCAATTTGCCGCCGATCCGCCCGGCGCCGTGCTGGACGGCCGGGACATTGGAACCGTGATCTGTCCTCATGCAGACGTGAAGATTTTCGTGGTCGCCGACCCCCGGGTTCGCGCGCGGCGGCGGACCATGGAGGCCAGGGCAAGGGGCGAGCAGGCGGACGAGGCGGCTGTGCTCGCGGACATCATCCAGCGCGACGAACGCGACAAGAACCGGCCGATTGCGCCTCTAAAACCGGCCCCGGATGCTTACTTGCTAGATAACTCCCAACTGGATATAGAAGGCGGCGTCCGGGCCGCCATCGACATTATCGAGGCCGTCCGAGCGGGCCGTCCGCGGGGTTAA